CACCAAGTCTTCTGCACCCACTTTACCCGCATCACAGCAACTCCGCATCATATCCAGGTTTCTGCCGCGGCCCGACCGTGGCTTCTCTTATTTTAAATATTCACTGCGCCCAAATCCACCAAAAGCCAAAACAAGCCTTTGCCCGCAATATTTGCAGGCAAAGGCTTTCACTCATATTTACACATCCAACTCCAACACGTCCATCATGTCATACAACCCCGGCTCCTGCCCTTCGGCGAGGAAGGCTGCGCCTTGGATGGCGCCGCGCACAAAGAGGGTCTTGGACCCGGCGCGGTGAGTTAGCTCCAAGGTTTCTTGGTTGCTGGCAAAGATGACAGTGTGTTCGCCGACGATGTCGCCGCCACGGATGGCGTGGACGCCGATTTCGTGGTGTTGGCGAGGTTCGCCGACACCTTCACGGCCGTAGATTGGCGTGGTTTCTTCGTCAATCGCGGCTTCTACGGCGTGAAGCAGCATTTTGGCGGTGCCGCTTGGGGCGTCACGTTTGTAGCGGTGGTGTTTCTCGATGATGGCCACTCTGCCATCAGTTCGTTAGTATAGTCTGCTACTTTTTTGATAATTTGCGCTTCATTCGTTATAACCATCACCCCGTTTTCTTAGTCAACATTTTTTCGGCAAAATAGCTTTATACTATATTTGACACGTATAACAATACGTTCTATAATAAGTGCAAAGAAAGGAGATAATTAGATGGATTCAAGAGAAATTATCAAAGCTCTTAAATCAGATGGTTGGTATCAAGTTGGTATTGTAGGTAGTCATCATCACTTCAAACACCCATCTAAAAAAGGCAAAGTGACTGTACCTCATCCTAGGAAAGATGTTCCTAAGAAAACCCTTGCAAGTATATGGAAACAGGCAGGCTTGAAATAGCCCGTACATTCCATCTAATTTCTCCCAAAAGATAGAGAAAGGAATATTATTATGTACTTATATTACGCTGTCTTTAGCCCTAATGATTCCGGATATGATATTGAGTTCCCAGATTTAGACGGTGCTTTTACTTTCGGTGACAATATGTCTGACGCTCTTTATATGGCAAAAGACCTTCTCGAAGGTTGGCTAATCATCGCTGAAAAAGAAAAAGACCCCATCCCTGAAGCATCAGAACCATCGGCAATCAATCACGAACCCAATGATCTAATCATTCCTATTGAGGTTGACCTAGAATTAGCAAAGAAAAAACACGCTAACACATTAATCAAAAAAACATTAACCATTCCAGCCTATCTCAATGACTTAGGTAACCAAGCAAACATTAATTTCAGCGCTACCCTAACTGAAGCACTCAGAGAAAAGCTTGGTGAGCGAGTAAGAGACTAGCCTTTAATTGGCTAGTCGACCTCCCCAGCGAGTAGCTAATAGGAACATCCGTTAGCAAATCTCGCATATAATCAAGAATGAACCAAAATACACAAAGTAAGGTGCACCGTTCTGTGATTACGTAAATTTCGGTGCCGTCACTATTCTATTCATCAAAAAAACTTACTGTTTCCCGCCAACAGCAAGCACTCCGCTTTATTTAATACTAGGATTGGTTTCTAGTACTAATAAGCCGAATTGATAAGACTAGTTTCCAATACTTTTATTAGCGATCCAACTTGATAAGACTAGTTTCCGATTCTTTTGTTAGCATACCACCCAGTCTTCTGCACCCTCGGCCTCGCAGTCACTCCCCATCTAATCCAGGTTTCTTTCACGGCCCGGGTGTGGCTTCTCTTCTTTTAAATACTCACTGCGCCCAAATCCACCAAAAGCCAAAACAAGCCTTTGCCCGCAATATTTGCAGGCAAAGGCTTTCACTCATATTTACACATCCAACTCCAACACGTCCATCATGTCATACAACCCCGGCTCCTGCCCTTCGGCGAGGAAGGCTGCGCCTTGGATGGCGCCGCGCACAAAGAGGGTCTTGGACCCGGCGCGGTGAGTTAGCTCCAAGGTTTCTTGGTTGCTGGCAAAGATGACAGTGTGTTCGCCGACGATGTCGCCGCCACGGATGGCGTGGACGCCGATTTCGTGGTGTTGGCGAGGTTCGCCGACACCTTCACGGCCGTAGATTGGCGTGGTTTCTTCGTCAATCGCGGCTTCTGCGGCGTGAAGCAGCATTTTGGCGGTGCCGCTTGGGGCGTCACGTTTGTAGCGGTGGTGTTTCTCGATGATTTCGATGTCGTAACCTAGTGGGTACAGGGTCTTGGTCAGGCTGGCGACGGCGGCTTGCATGACGTTGACGCCGATACTGGTGTTGTGCGTGTCGACGATCGCAATCTGCTTGCCGGCGGCTTCGATGGCAGCTTCTTGGGCCTCGTTTTGGCCAGTGGTTGCAAGCATGACTGGCGTGCCAGTCGCGGTAGCGTAGTCCATCAGGCTTTCGGTCAAGGCTGATGTTGAGAAATCGATAATGACGTCGGCAGCAATCTCCGCTGCTTTCATTGCCGCAAAGTCGGTGAAGATGGGGAAGGCGTAGGCGTCGCTTGCTCCGTCTTGTAAGCCAGCTACGATCTCGTGCTCACTGTCGGCGACGAAGCGCACGACTTCTTGTCCCATGGCGCCACTGACGCCGATTAGAATAATTCGCATGGTGCACGCTCCTTAGTCTCTATTATTTTTGGCTAGGGTGGTCAAATAGCCGTCAAGTACTTTCTTAGCCTCATCACTCGGTTCATAAAGCGGCAGACGATAGTCGAGCGAGCAGTAGCCCATTTTGTGAACGAGATATTTCACTGGAATTGGGTTCACTTCGACAAAAAGATCACGGTTAATGCCTTCTAACTGCTGGTCGATGACCGCGGCGTCTTGGCCATTCCCGTCCAAGTGCAATTGGCATAATTCGTGCACTTCATCGGGTAGCACGTTGGCCGTAACCGAAATAACGCCCTTACCGCCCAAGGTCATGATTTCGTGGTTCAAGTCATCATTGCCGGAATAGACCGCAAAGTCATCGTCCGTGCGCTCCAAGACGGCGCGGGTGAATTCCATGTTGCCCGTGGCGTCTTTCAAACCAACAATATTCGGGTGCTCGGACAGTTCGACCACTTCATCTACCGTCATCGCCATCCCCGTCCGGCCTGGAACTTCATACATAATAATCGGAATGTCCACACTGTCGGCAATCGCGCGGTAGTGGCGCAATAAACCTTCGTGGTTAGCTTTATTATAGTAAGGCGTGAGGATTAACAAGGCATCTGCGCCTGCATTCTCCGCCTGCTGGCTCAAACGAATCGCATGGCGGGTGTCATTAATCCCAGCTCCGGCAATGACCGGAATACGGCCGTCGATATGATCCACCGTAAATTTAATTAAATCCACTTGCTCTTCGTCCGTCATCGTTGAACTTTCACCAGTCGTCCCAGCTACAATAATCGCATCTGTGCCGTGGTCCAAATGAAAATCCAAAAGCGTCTGGAAAGAACGATAATCAATTTCGTGCGTATTCTCCACAAATGGTGTAACAATCGCAACGCCTGAACCTGTAAATACTGTCATGGTTAATTCCTCCTATAAATGTGTACGGTACATATCTTCAAAAGACTGCTGGGCTACGGTCGCTCGAATCTCATCGCCATTGATATGAATCATGCCCGGAACCGGGATACTATTGTAATTGCTGGCCATCACGAAATTATAAGCACCCGTCCCGTTGACTAACAGGTAATCCGTCGGCTCAGCTTCCGGTAAATCAATCGCTTCAATAATCTTGTCGCCACTTTCACAAGCCTTGCCAGCAATCGTGTAAGTCTTCGTAGGGGCCTGATCCGCCTTATTGGTCAAAATAGCTTCATACTCTGCCTGGTAAAGGGCCGGACGGATATTATCGTTCATCCCACCGTTAATAAATAAGTAGTTCTTGCCCCCAACCGTCGTCTTCAAATCACCTACTTGGTACAAGGTCGAACCCGACGCATTGACCAGAGACCGGCCCGGCTCAATCGTTACCTTCTCCAAGTTCACGCCCAGTTCGATACCCTTCTCATGCACCCGCTCGACAAATTTCGGCAAGAAATCCACCACTTGGAAAGGCTCATCCCCCTCCGTATAGTAAACGCCGAAACCGCCACCAAAGTTAATCTCCTTAACTTTCATGCCCACACGCTCTTGGGCCTCAGCCGCAAAAGCCAACATCTCCTCAGCAGCCTTCATAAAGGACTCCTCATCAAAGATTTGACTACCTATGTGGCTATGGAAACCAGCAAACTGCAAATGCGTACTGTCTGACAAAGCTTGGACAATATCATAAATCGCCGGATCGAAGACACTTTCACCAAACTTCGAGTCATTATCCGCTGTTTTAATATATTCGTGCGTATGGGCTTCCACCCCAGGGTTGACCCGCAAAAGGACGCGCTGGTTGACCCCTTTTTTGACACAGATTTCTTCTAAACGCTTCATCTCTTGACGATTATCGATGACAATCGTGCCCACGCCTTCATCAACCGCGTACAAAAGCTCGCTATTCAGCTTATTATTGCCATGGAAGTACATCCGCTTAGGATCCACGCCCGCTTCAAGGCCCAAGTAAATTTCGCCGGCACTGACCACATCTTGGCCAATATCCAAAGCCGCAATCAACTTAGCAATCGCCTTGGTCAACAAAGCCTTAGACGCAAAGAGAATATCCGTTTCGAAATAATCGCTTTGAATCGCTGCCTTATAAGCCTTAGCACGCTCAATAAAACTCGCCTCATCAAAAATATACAAAGGCGTCCCGTAAGTTTTCGCAATATCTTGATAATCATGGCCAGAGTGCTTCAAACGGCCATCCTCAATCCTTTGATAAGATTCTAAACGCATCGAATGCTCCTTCCAAAATAAAAATGAGGCGTCGAACAAAAGATTCGCGCCCCAACTCTGTTACAAGTTTGTTTACCTTTTGCCCGGAGATTGCTTGCCCTTCAAAGTTAGTTGGCATACCTAACTTCAACAGTGACTGACCTGTTCGACCAGCCCCCAGTAACCTTGTTACTTCGGCGGTATCCCCTTTCACAAGTAATTGCTACTCTTGTCAACCGCGTCCTCGCCCAATTCCTCATTTATTTCTAATGTGCATTAACTATAACAATGAATTCTCCAGATGTCAACTCGAATGAATCAATTCCCGGGACTTTGACACTTGCCAGCCTAAAAAACTCTCTAAACGTTGGTGTATAGCACTTATATTGTCAAATATCTCGTGCATATTTATCGTACTATTTTTCATCAGCTACAAATATGACAAAAACATTGTTATTATCATATTTTCCTTGTATAAAAATAGCTCTATGAATTAGATTGCTTTGACACTTATATTATACTTCATACTTCAAAAAAATTAAATATTTTTTATTAAAGTCCGAATAGTACGCTTTTTTCCGTTGGCATAAACTCCTCCGAAATGTTGATTTAAAGAGGTTTTAGGTACCCTTTGGCCTTTAGAAGTGTCAAACGCGAGACTGTAACAATGAATCCTCCAGATGTCAACTCGAATGAATCAATTCCCAAACCTTTCAAAAAAAAGGTAAAAAAGAGCAGTTTGTGTGCGCGCCAATTATATGCGCCATATGCCATGGAAGAAAACCAGCCACCGGAAGCAGTATGAGAAACGACGTCAGAAAACTTCGATCATGTTCAGTATAAACGCAATACTTGCCAATTGCGCCAAAAAACCATCGGTAGAGCAACAGCCACTACAGGTGGCTGTTGCTTAATCCTTATCCTCATTCTCAACTCTGCCATCTATTTGTGATACATTCCGTGGGAACTCTTCCCCGCGGAATAAATCACAAAAAATCATTCCATCGCAGATGAGTCCCACGGAATCGGGAGCAGGAACTTCGACAGTGCCTTCACCCAGTCTCAGAAAGTCCTCAGCGTCTACCAACTATGCCTTAAGTCTACACTTGTTTCAAATGTCCCCAAGAGCAACCTGCTTGATGCTTCCTTATCTAACAATAAAAAGTGAGCCACGGCCACCCGTGGCTAATCCGTATTCTTATCCTAGTCCATCACCCCGCACCCAGCACTCTTCATAGCATAGCGCACCAACCCCAAATAAAAACCACGCCGAAGTAATTTCTCTCCGCTTTGGCGTGGTTGCTGGCCGAAAGTCGTAGCTTTCAGCACATATTACGTTTTAAATTATACACTTGCACCGGACGCTGTGTCTGGTTCATTGGATGAGTAGCTTGCGCCGGAATCTGTGTCGTGGCCAGCTTCTTCGAGGGCTGCTTTGGACTCTGTGCCTGATGCAGCGGAATCTGCGTCCGTGCTAGCCTCGTCACCGCCGCCAGTTCCCCAAGCGCCACCCATGGACGCGCCGGAAGAGGCGTCTGTGCCGCCAACGAGTTTTTGGCCGGTTTGCTCAAGGTACCAGTCGATGACAGGTTGCAAGTCGAGAACAATTTCGTTGATTCCACGGTATTTACCGTCTTCGTCGTGCATGGCAAAGTAGTTGTGAACCACGTATTTATCCTTGTGAACAGGAACGTGGACGTTGACTGACTTCATGTTGCCTGAACGCAATTGCTGGATAACCCACTGAACATTTTTGCGCGTGTGTGGTGGGTGAATTGGCCCTAAAGGTGAACCCACGTCTGGGACGAAACGCTTAGCTAACATGCCTTCGCCTGGTTGGTTGTGGTTGTAGTATAGGTATTGGTTGTTGTTATCAGCAAACGTTAACTCGGCAGGAATGGTCTTCAAGAACCAATTCAGTTGGTCAACCGTTAGAACACCGCGGTCTAATTTCACGTAAGTGTCACCTGAAACGGCGTTCACTTTCTCAGCTGCCTTCTCTACCCATTCTGGATCGGTCATGTCAACTCCTTCAATCGTTGTATCAATTGGTTTCGTTGCAAAAAGGTCCTCCTCTTCAATTTCTGGTGCAACACCTAAGGCGCTCACCACACCAATGTATTCTTTGAAGTCTTCGAGGATGTTACGTAAGAAGTTAACGGTACCCTTGTCTTTTAAGTTGCCCTCTTCGTCAAAAGCTTCACGGGCATTACCTAAAAGGAACTCAGTTCCTGGCATCACTAAGGCGTCGGCACCAGGTGCGTCTAACATTTGGCGTAGATGTAATTGTGAGCGGCTTGTGCCTTGGTCGAAGTAGGATGCGCCCATGACAAGGACTGGTTTTTTGCGAAGGGGGTGAATCTTGAAGGATAACCAGTCAATTAAGCTGTTTAAAGCAGCTGGCATGGTGTGGTTATGTTCAGGTGTTGAGATGATGACACCGTCTGCTTGCAAGATCTTGCGGTTAATGGTGTGAATTGGCCCTTCATGGGTTTCTTCTGCGTTGTCTTGGTTGAATAATGGCACGTTTGAAATGTCAAGAACTTCCACTTCAAAGACATCGCTATAGTGGTCGCGAATAAATTCCAATAACATGCGGTTATAAGATTGTTCTGCTGCAGAACCTGGAATTGCTACAATTTTCATAGATAGTGTTCCCCTCTCTTACTTTTCCCAGTCGAAGTCTTTGGCTTCTTGCAATTTAGAGCCACGTGCTTCGATCAATTGCTCAGTGATATCGATAAATGTCATGAAGTCTTCAAAAATCGCCTCCAATTGCTTGGTCGTATCTGCGTCTTTCAAGTCCCCTTTGCTATCAAAGGCATCCAAACCGTAGCCTAACATAAATTCAGAGTTCGGCAGAACACGCGCTTTAATATCCGGTGAATCAAGAATTTGACGCAAGTGCATTTGCGCACGAGACGAACCTAAACGACCATAAGAAGACCCAGTAATCATCACGGGTTTATCGGTGAATGGGTAAATGTGGTAAGATAACCAGTTCAAAGCATTCACAAGTGGTGCTGGCACAGTGTGGTCATATTCCGGTGTCGAAATAATTACCCCATCCGCTGCTTCAATCTTGGCGGCCATGTCCTTGGCTTGCTGTGGAACTTCCTTATCCGCTGGCTTATTAAATAGCGGTAAGCCATCGATTTCCATTAATTCAATATCCGCCTGATCTGCAAAATGTTTAGAAATAAAGTTCAACAAATCACGGTTCGTTGATTTCTTCGAATTCGTACCAACCATTGCTACGAGTTTTTTCATATTGTTCGCTCCCTTTCCTACGCTAACACTATTATATCGTTTTGAATCCCAGGACTTGCGTACACGTCGCGGTCTTCAGTAATTATAATCGTCTCAATTGCCTCCAACTGCTCCACTTGAGTCAAGATTTCCTCCAGACTCTTGCCAAATAAACGCGTCGTCCAAATCTCCCCGTCCACAGACCGGTCCGAAATGATCGTAATACTCGCCACATCTGTCGCCACCGGATAACCCGTCTCACTATCAAAAATATGGTGATAGGTCTTCCCGTCAACGGTGAGCTGCCGCTCATAAATGCCTGACGTCACCACCGATTGGTCATAAGACTTGACGATGACCCGGTTCTCGCCCCGGGGCTTGGTCGGGTCTTGAATACCTACCCGCCATTTGCCGTCCGGCCGTTTAGTCGGTGGCGGTCCTAGGGTGAGCAAATTCCCGCCCAAATTAATCATACCTTGGGTCACCCCAATATCCCGGAAGAACTCAATAATGAGATCGGCCGAATAGCCCTTGGCCAGGGCTCCCAGGTCAAGCTTCATCCCCGCACGCTTGAGAAAGACGCTCGTATCTTGGTCATTCAGTTCAATTTGGCTTGGATCAATCAATTGTAAGGCTGTCTGAATCTGATTTGTAGAAGGTAGTTGCGCATCACTGAAGCCAATTCGCCAAAGTTGCACCAGCGGACCTATCGCAATGTTCAAATGACTCCCATGGGCCAGACTATGCTGGAGGCCAAGCTTGATCAAGGCATATAAATCCGGATGAACTGAGACGGCCTTTTGACCGGCTGCCTGATTCACCTTCATTAATTCTGAACTGGCATCATTGGCACTAAAGCGCTGCTCATATTCCTGCAAGCGTGCCTCGACCTCATTTAAGATAATATCAGCATGAGGATGGGTCACAGAAATTGTGATAACTGTTCCCATTTGCTTGACTTCCCTTTGTAAGCGCACCATCCTTGTCTCATCAGCTCCTATCCGACTATAATCTTCTTTAATATTATCATTTATTGACAATAATACAAGTATTTTTCACAAAGTTAAATAAGTTAATTTGTTTACAAACTTTGTGATGAGTTAACAATTTTAGTTAGAGTTTAATCTACTGGGATTTGTGACGGCTATACCGCAGAGACTTGTCTTATTTAATATGCAGGAAATCTTTTGTGGAATTTGGCGCAAACTTTATATAGAAATTGTGACACTTCCCCAGGCAAAAAATTTGGTTATTGCTTGTCGCATGCAAGTACCGATTTTCGCTGTGAGGACTTATGGCGCTCTATCCTGAAATTTAGCTCTGTAACTTGGCGCGAAATGTGATATACTAAGTTGACATTGAAACGATGTTTCATTTTTTGAGAGGAGATGGATTCATGTCAAATACATATCATGTTGCTGTTGTAGGCGCCTCCGGAGTGGTTGGGCGCAAGATTGTGCAAGTGTTGGAAGAGCGCGACTTCCCAGTCGGCGAATTGAGCTTATTCTCATCCGCTCGCTCAGCGGGTCAAACGATTCCCTTCAAAGGCGAAGAAATCACTATTCAAGAGTTAACCGAGGATTCCTTGAAAGCACCAATTCAAATCGCAATCTTCTCTGCCGGTGGCGAAACATCCAAGCAATACGCACCGATTGCAGCTGCCAACGGCGTCACTGTCATCGATAACAGCTCTGCTTGGCGCATGGACGCGGACAAACCGCTCGTCGTCCCAGAAGTAAATCCCGACACCTTGCATAAAG
This region of Suicoccus acidiformans genomic DNA includes:
- a CDS encoding type II toxin-antitoxin system HicB family antitoxin, coding for MYLYYAVFSPNDSGYDIEFPDLDGAFTFGDNMSDALYMAKDLLEGWLIIAEKEKDPIPEASEPSAINHEPNDLIIPIEVDLELAKKKHANTLIKKTLTIPAYLNDLGNQANINFSATLTEALREKLGERVRD
- the dapB gene encoding 4-hydroxy-tetrahydrodipicolinate reductase; amino-acid sequence: MRIILIGVSGAMGQEVVRFVADSEHEIVAGLQDGASDAYAFPIFTDFAAMKAAEIAADVIIDFSTSALTESLMDYATATGTPVMLATTGQNEAQEAAIEAAGKQIAIVDTHNTSIGVNVMQAAVASLTKTLYPLGYDIEIIEKHHRYKRDAPSGTAKMLLHAAEAAIDEETTPIYGREGVGEPRQHHEIGVHAIRGGDIVGEHTVIFASNQETLELTHRAGSKTLFVRGAIQGAAFLAEGQEPGLYDMMDVLELDV
- a CDS encoding NADPH-dependent FMN reductase, with the translated sequence MKKLVAMVGTNSKKSTNRDLLNFISKHFADQADIELMEIDGLPLFNKPADKEVPQQAKDMAAKIEAADGVIISTPEYDHTVPAPLVNALNWLSYHIYPFTDKPVMITGSSYGRLGSSRAQMHLRQILDSPDIKARVLPNSEFMLGYGLDAFDSKGDLKDADTTKQLEAIFEDFMTFIDITEQLIEARGSKLQEAKDFDWEK
- a CDS encoding type II toxin-antitoxin system HicA family toxin, coding for MDSREIIKALKSDGWYQVGIVGSHHHFKHPSKKGKVTVPHPRKDVPKKTLASIWKQAGLK
- the lysA gene encoding diaminopimelate decarboxylase; protein product: MRLESYQRIEDGRLKHSGHDYQDIAKTYGTPLYIFDEASFIERAKAYKAAIQSDYFETDILFASKALLTKAIAKLIAALDIGQDVVSAGEIYLGLEAGVDPKRMYFHGNNKLNSELLYAVDEGVGTIVIDNRQEMKRLEEICVKKGVNQRVLLRVNPGVEAHTHEYIKTADNDSKFGESVFDPAIYDIVQALSDSTHLQFAGFHSHIGSQIFDEESFMKAAEEMLAFAAEAQERVGMKVKEINFGGGFGVYYTEGDEPFQVVDFLPKFVERVHEKGIELGVNLEKVTIEPGRSLVNASGSTLYQVGDLKTTVGGKNYLFINGGMNDNIRPALYQAEYEAILTNKADQAPTKTYTIAGKACESGDKIIEAIDLPEAEPTDYLLVNGTGAYNFVMASNYNSIPVPGMIHINGDEIRATVAQQSFEDMYRTHL
- a CDS encoding FAD:protein FMN transferase: MVRLQREVKQMGTVITISVTHPHADIILNEVEARLQEYEQRFSANDASSELMKVNQAAGQKAVSVHPDLYALIKLGLQHSLAHGSHLNIAIGPLVQLWRIGFSDAQLPSTNQIQTALQLIDPSQIELNDQDTSVFLKRAGMKLDLGALAKGYSADLIIEFFRDIGVTQGMINLGGNLLTLGPPPTKRPDGKWRVGIQDPTKPRGENRVIVKSYDQSVVTSGIYERQLTVDGKTYHHIFDSETGYPVATDVASITIISDRSVDGEIWTTRLFGKSLEEILTQVEQLEAIETIIITEDRDVYASPGIQNDIIVLA
- a CDS encoding 4-hydroxy-tetrahydrodipicolinate reductase — encoded protein: MAIIEKHHRYKRDAPSGTAKMLLHAVEAAIDEETTPIYGREGVGEPRQHHEIGVHAIRGGDIVGEHTVIFASNQETLELTHRAGSKTLFVRGAIQGAAFLAEGQEPGLYDMMDVLELDV
- a CDS encoding NADPH-dependent oxidoreductase, translated to MKIVAIPGSAAEQSYNRMLLEFIRDHYSDVFEVEVLDISNVPLFNQDNAEETHEGPIHTINRKILQADGVIISTPEHNHTMPAALNSLIDWLSFKIHPLRKKPVLVMGASYFDQGTSRSQLHLRQMLDAPGADALVMPGTEFLLGNAREAFDEEGNLKDKGTVNFLRNILEDFKEYIGVVSALGVAPEIEEEDLFATKPIDTTIEGVDMTDPEWVEKAAEKVNAVSGDTYVKLDRGVLTVDQLNWFLKTIPAELTFADNNNQYLYYNHNQPGEGMLAKRFVPDVGSPLGPIHPPHTRKNVQWVIQQLRSGNMKSVNVHVPVHKDKYVVHNYFAMHDEDGKYRGINEIVLDLQPVIDWYLEQTGQKLVGGTDASSGASMGGAWGTGGGDEASTDADSAASGTESKAALEEAGHDTDSGASYSSNEPDTASGASV
- the dapA gene encoding 4-hydroxy-tetrahydrodipicolinate synthase; protein product: MTVFTGSGVAIVTPFVENTHEIDYRSFQTLLDFHLDHGTDAIIVAGTTGESSTMTDEEQVDLIKFTVDHIDGRIPVIAGAGINDTRHAIRLSQQAENAGADALLILTPYYNKANHEGLLRHYRAIADSVDIPIIMYEVPGRTGMAMTVDEVVELSEHPNIVGLKDATGNMEFTRAVLERTDDDFAVYSGNDDLNHEIMTLGGKGVISVTANVLPDEVHELCQLHLDGNGQDAAVIDQQLEGINRDLFVEVNPIPVKYLVHKMGYCSLDYRLPLYEPSDEAKKVLDGYLTTLAKNNRD